The proteins below are encoded in one region of Telopea speciosissima isolate NSW1024214 ecotype Mountain lineage chromosome 10, Tspe_v1, whole genome shotgun sequence:
- the LOC122644175 gene encoding hydroxyproline O-arabinosyltransferase PLENTY-like isoform X2, giving the protein MIGRKNMGRASPLFLVLVALGFFFATYNLLTMMIQNRGKGVTDDLDGGSFSDPIMQMPKNVKMTTGGTKVPFHVALTATDAPYSKWQCRIMYYWYKKVKDLPGSDMGGFTRVLHSGNPDNLMDEIPTVVVDPLPAGLDRGYIVLNRPWAFVQWLEKATIEEEYILMAEPDHIFVNPLPNLGHGGYPAAFPFFYIKPAQHEKIIRKFYPEGKGPITDVDPIGNSPVIIKKYLLEQIAPTWMNVSLRMKDDPETDKAFGWVLEMYAYAVASALHGVQHILRKDFMLQPPWDLEVGKRFIIHYTYGCDYNMKVTLVKMVNEATANIPDWEQNSTG; this is encoded by the exons ATGATAGGAAGGAAGAACATGGGACGGGCATCACCTCTGTTTCTAGTGCTGGTGGCACTAGGGTTTTTCTTTGCAACATATAACTTGTTAACAATGATGATTCAAAACAGAGGGAAAGGGGTAACTGATGATTTGGATGGTGGATCATTTTCTGATCCTATTATGCAAATGCCTAAGAATGTGAAGATGACAACAGGAGGTACTAAAGTTCCGTTTCATGTTGCCTTGACGGCAACTGATGCTCCGTACAGCAAATGGCAGTGTCGCATTATGTACTATTGGTATAAGAAGGTGAAGGACTTGCCTGGGTCAGATATGGGAGGGTTCACTAGGGTTCTGCATTCAGGAAATCCTGACAACTTGATGGATGAGATCCCAACAGTCGTAGTTGATCCTCTTCCAGCAGGTCTAGATAGG GGGTACATTGTCTTGAATAGACCATGGGCTTTCGTTCAATGGCTGGAAAAGGCAACAATTGAAGAGGA ATATATACTTATGGCAGAGCCTGATCACATCTTTGTAAATCCTTTGCCTAACTTGGGACATGGAGGATATCCAGCTGCGTTCCCATTTTTCTACATTAAACCTGCTCAGCATgagaaaataataagaaaattctATCCTGAGGGGAAGGGCCCTATAACAGATGTTGATCCAATTGGCAATTCTCCCGTTATTATCAAAAAG TACTTGCTGGAGCAAATTGCACCTACATGGATGAATGTATCTTTGAGGATGAAAGATGATCCAGAGACTGATAAAGCTTTTGGATGGGTGTTAGAAAT GTATGCATATGCTGTTGCATCTGCATTGCATGGTGTCCAACATATTCTTCGCAAAGATTTTATGCTACAG CCCCCATGGGATTTGGAAGTTGGCAAAAGGTTCATAATTCATTACACTTATGGATGTGACTATAATATGAAG GTCACACTCGTAAAAATGGTGAATGAGGCTACTGCAAATATTCCTGATTGGGAACAGAATAGTACTGGCTGA
- the LOC122644175 gene encoding hydroxyproline O-arabinosyltransferase NOD3-like isoform X1 has protein sequence MIGRKNMGRASPLFLVLVALGFFFATYNLLTMMIQNRGKGVTDDLDGGSFSDPIMQMPKNVKMTTGGTKVPFHVALTATDAPYSKWQCRIMYYWYKKVKDLPGSDMGGFTRVLHSGNPDNLMDEIPTVVVDPLPAGLDRGYIVLNRPWAFVQWLEKATIEEEYILMAEPDHIFVNPLPNLGHGGYPAAFPFFYIKPAQHEKIIRKFYPEGKGPITDVDPIGNSPVIIKKYLLEQIAPTWMNVSLRMKDDPETDKAFGWVLEMYAYAVASALHGVQHILRKDFMLQPPWDLEVGKRFIIHYTYGCDYNMKGELTYGKIGEWRFDKRSHLRGPPPRNLSLPPPGVPESVVTLVKMVNEATANIPDWEQNSTG, from the exons ATGATAGGAAGGAAGAACATGGGACGGGCATCACCTCTGTTTCTAGTGCTGGTGGCACTAGGGTTTTTCTTTGCAACATATAACTTGTTAACAATGATGATTCAAAACAGAGGGAAAGGGGTAACTGATGATTTGGATGGTGGATCATTTTCTGATCCTATTATGCAAATGCCTAAGAATGTGAAGATGACAACAGGAGGTACTAAAGTTCCGTTTCATGTTGCCTTGACGGCAACTGATGCTCCGTACAGCAAATGGCAGTGTCGCATTATGTACTATTGGTATAAGAAGGTGAAGGACTTGCCTGGGTCAGATATGGGAGGGTTCACTAGGGTTCTGCATTCAGGAAATCCTGACAACTTGATGGATGAGATCCCAACAGTCGTAGTTGATCCTCTTCCAGCAGGTCTAGATAGG GGGTACATTGTCTTGAATAGACCATGGGCTTTCGTTCAATGGCTGGAAAAGGCAACAATTGAAGAGGA ATATATACTTATGGCAGAGCCTGATCACATCTTTGTAAATCCTTTGCCTAACTTGGGACATGGAGGATATCCAGCTGCGTTCCCATTTTTCTACATTAAACCTGCTCAGCATgagaaaataataagaaaattctATCCTGAGGGGAAGGGCCCTATAACAGATGTTGATCCAATTGGCAATTCTCCCGTTATTATCAAAAAG TACTTGCTGGAGCAAATTGCACCTACATGGATGAATGTATCTTTGAGGATGAAAGATGATCCAGAGACTGATAAAGCTTTTGGATGGGTGTTAGAAAT GTATGCATATGCTGTTGCATCTGCATTGCATGGTGTCCAACATATTCTTCGCAAAGATTTTATGCTACAG CCCCCATGGGATTTGGAAGTTGGCAAAAGGTTCATAATTCATTACACTTATGGATGTGACTATAATATGAAG GGTGAGCTAACATATGGAAAAATTGGGGAGTGGCGCTTTGACAAGAGATCCCATCTTCGTGGTCCTCCACCAAGGAACCTCTCCTTGCCTCCTCCTGGAGTTCCTGAAAGTGTG GTCACACTCGTAAAAATGGTGAATGAGGCTACTGCAAATATTCCTGATTGGGAACAGAATAGTACTGGCTGA
- the LOC122644042 gene encoding aspartyl protease AED3-like — MKKTPTLPLLLSLLVALLCLYPSQGSTLNCGSSDHSSTLEVMHVYSPCSPFRSKKPLSWEQTILDVAAKDEARLLYLSSLVGRRSTVPIASGRQIVQSPTYIVRAKFGTPAQPMFLAMDTSSDTGWVPCTGCVGCSSSVFNTAKSSTYKPVGCSAPQCKQVPNPTCGGTSCSFNLTYGSAAIAATVSQDNLALAQDPVPNYSFGCIKAATGNQVPPQGILGLGRGPMSLLSQTKSLYQSTFSYCLPDFRSANFSGSLRLGPVSQPQLIKFTPLLTNPRRSSLYYVNMIGISVGRRLVNIPPSALAFDTTTGAGTIFDSGTVFTRLVQPAYIPVRDEFRRRVKAGPVSSLGGFDTCYLQPVVSPVITLHFTGFNMTLPPENFLIHSTAGSITCLAMAASPDNMNSVLNVIANMQQQNHRVLYDVPNSRVGVARESCTR; from the coding sequence ATGAAGAAAACTCCAACACTCCCTCTACTCCTCTCCCTCTTAGTAGCCCTTCTATGCCTCTACCCTTCTCAGGGCTCTACCCTCAACTGTGGCTCCTCTGACCATAGCTCCACCCTTGAGGTCATGCATGTCTACAGCCCATGCTCCCCTTTCCGGTCCAAGAAACCCCTCTCTTGGGAACAAACCATCCTCGACGTGGCTGCGAAAGACGAAGCCCGGCTACTCTATCTCTCTAGCCTTGTCGGTCGGAGATCCACAGTCCCGATTGCCTCGGGCCGGCAGATTGTCCAGAGCCCAACCTACATTGTCCGGGCCAAGTTCGGAACTCCAGCCCAGCCCATGTTTTTGGCCATGGACACCAGCAGTGATACCGGTTGGGTTCCCTGCACCGGCTGTGTAGGATGTTCTTCTAGCGTTTTTAACACTGCCAAGTCATCAACTTACAAACCCGTTGGATGCTCCGCCCCACAATGCAAACAGGTCCCGAACCCGACTTGCGGCGGCACCTCTTGCTCCTTCAACCTCACATACGGCTCCGCCGCCATCGCCGCCACTGTCTCCCAGGACAACTTAGCACTTGCCCAGGACCCCGTCCCCAACTACTCCTTCGGCTGCATTAAAGCGGCGACCGGAAACCAAGTGCCGCCACAGGGAATACTCGGACTCGGGCGAGGCCCTATGTCGCTTCTCTCACAAACCAAGTCCCTCTACCAATCCACGTTCTCCTATTGCTTGCCGGATTTCCGGTCCGCCAACTTTTCCGGTTCACTCCGGCTCGGACCAGTTTCTCAACCACAACTAATCAAATTCACCCCACTTCTCACCAACCCAAGAAGGTCCTCCCTCTACTACGTCAACATGATTGGCATCAGCGTTGGCCGCCGGCTAGTCAATATCCCACCGAGCGCATTGGCATTCGACACAACCACTGGTGCCGGAACCATATTTGACTCCGGCACAGTCTTCACCCGGCTGGTCCAACCGGCCTACATCCCGGTGAGAGATGAATTCCGGAGACGGGTTAAGGCCGGACCGGTATCGTCATTGGGTGGGTTTGATACCTGTTATTTACAGCCGGTCGTGTCACCGGTGATTACACTACATTTCACGGGGTTTAACATGACATTGCCGCCGGAGAACTTTTTGATACATAGCACGGCAGGGAGTATAACTTGTTTGGCCATGGCGGCTTCGCCGGATAACATGAATTCGGTGTTGAATGTGATAGCGAACATGCAACAGCAGAACCATAGGGTACTTTACGATGTGCCCAACTCAAGGGTGGGTGTAGCACGTGAATCCTGCACCCGTTGA